The DNA sequence CCCGCAAGCGGGAGGCGCTGCTGCGGCACGGCGTCGGGGTCAGCGAGCAGGTGCCGCTGCTGATGCCCCCGCGCCAGGAGAACCTCGCGTACCTGCTCACCAAGCGGGACCGCATGGACCACTGTCTGCCGCATCTGGACGCCGTAGTCCAGCGCACCTGACCGCGCGCTACCGCCGGATGGGCGATCAGCGCACATATGTCCGAGAATGGTGGTGCCCGTGACGTCCCCCGTGACGTCCCGACGGACGACGATCAAGGGTAGGGATCATGGACCTGGAGATCGAACTCCGGGTGGACGGGACCGAGCACCGCCTCACCGTCGACACCCGTACTACGCTGCTGGATGCCCTGCGCGAGCGGCTGGGGAACACCAGCCCCAAGAAGGGCTGCGACCACGGACAGTGCGGCGCCTGCACCCTGCTGCTCGACGGCCGCCGGGTCCTGGGCTGTCTCGCGCTGGCCGTCGCCCACCAGGGCTCGGACATCATCACGGCGGCGGGACTCGCCGACGGTGAGCTCCACCCGCTCCAGCGGTCGTTCATCGCGCACGACGCCTTCCAGTGCGGCTACTGCACACCCGGTCAGATCGTCTCGGCGGCCGGGATGCTGCGGGAGGCCGGGGCGGGCTGGCCGAGCGCCGTGAGCAAGGACCCGAACGCCACCGAGGTGGTGCTGGACGACGAGGAGATCGCCGAGCGGATGAGCGGCAACCTGTGCCGCTGCGCCGCGTACGCC is a window from the Streptomyces luomodiensis genome containing:
- a CDS encoding (2Fe-2S)-binding protein: MDLEIELRVDGTEHRLTVDTRTTLLDALRERLGNTSPKKGCDHGQCGACTLLLDGRRVLGCLALAVAHQGSDIITAAGLADGELHPLQRSFIAHDAFQCGYCTPGQIVSAAGMLREAGAGWPSAVSKDPNATEVVLDDEEIAERMSGNLCRCAAYANIVPAIAEVAHR